Proteins co-encoded in one Setaria viridis chromosome 9, Setaria_viridis_v4.0, whole genome shotgun sequence genomic window:
- the LOC117836731 gene encoding 1-aminocyclopropane-1-carboxylate oxidase homolog 4 has translation MAAAHDYDAEAALARFHEFRAGVRGLVESGVAATAVPPLFTTSTMPTPQAPATPSSSFTVPVVDLSLPRSDTVALVRAAARSRGFFHVTNHRVPAGIVASAIAAVRAFHEQPLAPRSAFYSLHPVGSVAYSTIPITQQQQGVVDAPVLPWRDSLRVRFGPGEPELGNLPAWCRDALRVYQRLLKGFGEEMAWLLSEALGVGAGRLEQELRVRGWLMACHYYPPCPEPARVVGSLEHTDPGVFTVLVQDGVGGLQVRYHDGDGGGGDGGGVWVDVVPVAGALLVNIGDLLKVVSNDEFKSVEHRVVIKSKQDARVSIALFFNPAKRGDSDRFGPLPELVTAERPARYGNFTFFEFMSSRRKLGHSRSSIQRLKVTSN, from the exons ATGGCCGCCGCTCACGACTACGACGCCGAGGCCGCGCTGGCCAGGTTCCACGAGTTCCGCGCCGGCGTCCGCGGCCTCGTGGAGTCCGGCGTCGCCGCCACGGCCGTGCCGCCGCTCTTCACCACATCCACCATGCCAACCCCGCAGGCTCCGGCGACCCCGTCGTCGTCCTTCACGGTCCCAGTCGTCGACCTCTCCCTCCCGCGCTCGGACACCGTCGCCCTCGTCCGCGCCGCAGCACGTTCGCGCGGCTTCTTCCACGTCACCAACCATCGCGTCCCGGCCGGCATCGTGgcctccgccatcgccgccgtcaGGGCCTTCCACGAGCAGCCCCTCGCCCCGCGCTCGGCGTTCTACTCCCTCCACCCCGTCGGGTCCGTCGCCTACTCCACCATCCCCATCACGCAACAACAACAGGGCGTCGTCGACGCTCCGGTCCTGCCATGGCGCGACTCGCTCCGTGTCCGCTTCGGTCCGGGGGAGCCCGAGCTCGGCAACCTGCCCGCTTGGTGCCGGGACGCGCTGCGGGTGTACCAGCGGCTGCTGAAGGGTTTCGGGGAGGAAATGGCCTGGCTGCTGTCCGAGGCGCTCGGCGTCGGGGCGGGGCGGCTGGAGCAGGAGCTGCGGGTGAGAGGGTGGCTCATGGCGTGCCACTACTACCCGCCGTGCCCGGAGCCGGCGAGGGTGGTGGGCAGCCTCGAGCACACGGACCCCGGCGTGTTCACGGTGCTGGTGCAGGATGGCGTCGGCGGGCTACAGGTGAGATACCACGACGGAGATGGGGGTGGGGGTGACGGAGGAGGCGTCTGGGTCGATGTGGTGCCGGTGGCCGGTGCGCTTCTCGTCAACATCGGCGACTTGCTCAAG GTGGTTTCAAATGATGAATTCAAGAGCGTGGAGCACAGGGTGGTCATCAAATCTAAACAAGATGCAAGGGTCTCCATTGCACTCTTCTTCAATCCTGCCAAGCGTGGCGATTCAGACCGTTTTGGGCCTCTCCCGGAGCTGGTGACAGCAGAAAGGCCTGCACGGTACGGGAATTTCACATTTTTTGAGTTCATGAGTTCTAGAAGAAAGCTCGGTCATAGCAGATCGTCCATTCAACGCTTGAAGGTGACCTCGAATTAA